The DNA window TTGTCAAATATCATTTAGAATTCTTTCATCGTTAAAgaaatctttattaaaaattgcgatacagtgtacatgtagaATCATGACCTTATTTCAAAGCGTCCCTTCTGCCTTcaatattctttataattgcatttatctttttttttattactcatttaaatttgtactacatgtattaccaatccatcatatatttaatatctGTTCTTATCTcatagtttatatatttttttttttggagggggggggggggggtggggggtgttgcaatcaaacaaaataaagtcCAGAATAAGTTTACATTGTAAATTAAGCAGGATCTATGGATATATAAtgattttacatatattaaagGAATCATAAACTTACagtgtttatgaaaataaatgaaatctaaaatttgacaaaagCTGATAGCATACTGTACACTGCACAGAGTATTGtgcaatattacatgtagatcatACTTTTAACGGTAGGCCTAACGTTATATAGCAAAAATAACAGAAACAGAAGAAAGTATTAAACAGTAATGTGgtgtaaatataaatcaatatcaATGTCTAGAATGAAGAAATATTGACCAGAGTCAGAGTGGTTATGAAAACACATGAGTTTGTTTTGACAACAAGACATGCGTCTTCCAAAAGGGAAACAACTCCAGCAAAAACAAAGATGCTGTAGGCCTATGCATGGGTGTGTCTAACACTTGTCCTAACGTCTAAGTTAATacctttttttattaaatcactTTAACCTGAAACCATGGTTCATTTTTaccttttgatttatattttccaaattagaacacatttttttttacaggtaagctattttaaaatattttgaaattgacaAATAAAACGCAAATCAACGTTTCAATTAAATTCTTACTTTACTTTGGGTTCCATTTACTTTGTGTCCGTTCGAATATGCGGATATGCCGTTGGATTTTCCATTTGAATGTTTATAATTGTTATTAATTCCGTTCACCGCCACTTCAAATCCATCCCTTGCCATTTTCGCGTGTTTACACTATCATTCCAGTTGCTCATTGACGAACTGTTGAATAACGCGATTTCTGATTTGTAAATACCTCAGTTAATTGACCAATCAAATGTGCTTTAAAACTTTGCGTTAAATCAAGGAAAACTCCCGAAACCGGAAGCGCCATTGCGCATGTCTAAAAATTACGTCAAGTTCATTTTGCTAACCGACTGAGTGGACAGAGAAATCGACGAAAAAGGAGTATCCAGCCAAACAATTATAGTTTACCTCATACAATGGATACAGAAAACGACTTCATGAACAGGGATACAGGCGCTGAAGCGTTTGAGAAGGTGGATAAGATCCCGGAGCAGGACGAGGAGGTGTCCACCACGTCATTTTCGGGTGAGACGGTGGAGGCAGACCGTTATGAGCCAGACTATACATCACAAGCGAAAACGTCTGGTTCTGTTAACACTGAAAATCTTTTAGATCTTGACTATGGGGAACAATATGGTCAGAATGCCCCATCAAATTTCGATCAGTTTAGTAGTAGCAATACCGATACTGAACCCTTGAAACCCTCTGCACCCCCTGCTTCTGGTTTTGACTTACTAGGTGAAACTGAACCCGATACCTACGAAAACAGTCCCATCACTTCATCCTCAGAAAAAGAAACACCAGTTAAACTGCCCGAAAGAAAAGATGCAGTTGCAGCACCAGCAGGTAATGGGCCAACGGCATCCATCACCATATTGCATCGTGGTTTATTATTGTATAGTTGTAGTTTTGATATTAATGGCTTacttaatttatatttgttaataattataaaaaattataaaaaagaatattgatATAATGGTTGGAAAGAAATTCCTGCAGCCTTTTCCTTGTTGCATCAGTTTACACTGTTATAGAACAACTAACAAATTAACACAGCAACCAGAGTAGCCTTACTGATCAGGGTAAATGGATGAGAAAATAACAGGTCTAAATAATATAGgattatatcattaaatatgCTGGCTTTCCTAACCATGCACATGTTCTTAGAAACTTTCAGTGTCAAAGACAATCTCTCAGAATATCAGATTTACttgcagatatacatgtatattattgtgATCTCTATAAACATATCAGAAAAGCTAAATTTATTAAACAATTGAGATTATTTTAATGATGGGTGTATTAATAACACATGTTGAAGATGATCTGATAGTTTGAattgtattagaaaaaaataattgcccACTATATATCTGATTATCATATTGCAAACAAAAACTTGCCACCTACTTTTACTTATTTGGTAAATGCCAGAAGTGTATTAAATGTATTCTGGTAATTAAATGTACCAACAGTACCATGcaaatcaatttatttgtttacaaatatggAATTTAAAACCTACATAAAATAAATTACTGGTACACTATTTCATATTTCACACTACAGGCATGGTCACTTTTCTGTACAATGCACAAAGTGATTTGTAATGcaagcaatacatgtacttgtaaaaaatgaaatttaaggtGAATATAGGAATTCAAAGAATTATGACTGCACGGGCAGTGGCCGTATAAAGCAAAAATAGAAGCcattatgataaatttgaattaattttaatgatattcaTTGTGATGTCacatatgtacaattaatctaatttgaatttgaattaattagAAAAACAAGGTAGAATTATTACATTATTATTAACACAGTTTAAAATACCCATGCACATAAGGTGCTAGCTAGTAATCACTttcatatactttaaaaaacagAGGCATGGAATTATATACATTGACTTCCTTTACACCGaatgttaaatttaaaactaaCGCTGACTTCATTTATACTTAATGTAATACAATGTACTAGAAAATTAAAGCATACATTATGACTGTGAAAAGGCTGTAGTACTTTTAGAAACTAAAATGGTAGACTGAAATGATAATAATTAGATGCCAACATATGCCTTTAGCTAATATTTCTGCTTTTTGTATCATGGATGCTTTTAGCTGAGAGGACTAAGCCCTTAGAAATTGGTATGTACTCGGTTTATTTATGTATAGCCACCATGCATGATTCTTCGTCTGGTTCCTGACTCTgttactttgtttcttttctgaTGCTTCTGGCACTTCCATCAGTTATTTAATGTAATACTGAGTTCAGTATTAATGCATGGTCAATAATTGAACACAGTTATTCATGATCTTTGATGATGAGTACATGTCTGATGATTTTGTTCAGTAACAAAGACaaattgatgaacaattttGTTAGTTATGGacaatgatttaaatttaaaatgtgttgAACTGTATATTACAGTACTTAAGAATTCATATAAGTCTGTTGTTAATTAGAAGGGTGGTAGGGAAGGGAGACTAGTTCATATATTGTTATGTTTTGCTGAAGTTATAATAATCATTATTCATATTCACTGATCATTCTGTTTATCTCATCAAATTGACCACTATTTACCAATCATAATTATTCTTAACATCAATGGTATGGTGTGCAGAGGGACATCAgataatttataatgcatatgacTCTCAACAGAAATTTCTTCAAGAGCGCTGTATTGAATTCCTTTCCCCAATTGCCCAATATTATAAGTCAGTTGATTTACAAATAGAAAAACCATTTGTATTCAGATTTTTGTCTTACATATCTATCTCCAGCTATCTCTTAACAAGAATTACAggggaaaaaaaagatatatttgatgagaaaagaaaacaattcaACCTACGTACATTCCACACCACCCAGATTAGTCCTCCCTTTTCAGTGTTGTGAAGTCTAAGATGTAGGCTTTCTACACAATGTTcttcttattttaaaagatttttccaCAGCATGCTTTAAAGCTTAATAAGcattaattttcacaattttctattgctttaatatatattgtaattttttgagaaaaagttctTTGTGTCTATTGAATTCTTTTGTATTAAGTGTTTAATCATGATTAATTGAATAAAGAATATTGCAATAGTATGACATAAtgtaaaaatacttaaattgataaattttaatttgaaaaacttccatttatcttttttttatccttGATTCATTTGTTCTTACAGATGCTTGGTTGAAAAATGTGGACCCAAGAGGTAAGGCATTCTGTTCTTTTCTTGTATTATATACGTCGTCGTTATGAATAGCtctgtttttaatcttttgaaacatatttttggGGGGTTGAGGATGTCAGATTAACTGcacatattaatatttaaaatcatagAGGAAATCTATGAACAGATGCACAGTATCTCTACATTATCGACAAAAACATTGCAACATTaactgtatttttcaaaaatgactaTAACAATAAACTGTATTGACGTATGGGTTGGCAGTTTAAAAAAACCTAAATCAATCATGATGCACGCCATGTATATTAGTATAtgttatgtatattttaaattgagCCCATGTAAATACCACAGAGTTTGATGCTCTACCAGAATAATTCAGTTATCTGAGCAACAGTACAGAGTAATAAGGATGACCCAGGGGATACAGAAGTAAATGGTAGGGTAGGACTATTGGATTCTTATCAAATGGAGAAACCATTCCTCCATAGTTATTATCGTCCTAAAACTAGAGCTAGACATAACAAACTGACAGAATTTTTGGTGCAGTATTATAACTCTAGTAGTAGGCTGGTATCCTGATTCAGGTATTGAGTCATACAGTGGAAGTATTGATCTGTTTGAGGGAAAGAAATGATTTCTACTAATGGGTATCCACTCCAATTGAACTGTACATGAATTTCAAAGTGTAGAAAATACTGTCTGCCCAGTTTCTCTTTCCAAATAAAGGAGTATGccaatttaaacacattttgataggtgttttagtttaaaattacTTGTTggattatttttgtaaatgaagGACTATAGCTGATTGTGGCTCTTGAAGAGCAATTCAGAGCGTGTAATGCTATGCAGCTAGAGCTCCTTTATTAGAACAGCATCCGATTTCTGCAGTATTGATCCGATTGACAAACCACTCTCAAGCAGAATGATTTCAAAATGTCACAGCAGTACTCTCTGTTGGCACAAGTTATTTGCCACTCTGGCAACAGGCTTCAGGAGATTTCACAACTAAATCAGTAAAAATATGTCATATTTTCACAGAAGATTTTGTCATTGAGATATATTACATATTACTAGTAGGACAAAAGAGTAAAATCGAGAAGAAAGATGAAGCAAAAGTGGAAAATGAAAGTAGCGCTGGGgtgtatacatgtaagtcaGGCATGAGGTGAAATGTACCATAGAAAGATTCGTTTGTTTCCCCATATGTTTATATGCACTATTTGCTTATTAGTAGTGCTAAATACTAAAGATTACCTATTTAGGGAACATAGATACATATATGTTCTGATGGATATGCATCCTTGATTGGTGAGATGTGACCAGAATACAGATCCAGCAAATTGTAGGCTGCTTTTTGATGTTGAATTTGTCTTGCTTCATGGAAAATTTACTTATCATGAATGAGgtgtacatgtttataattatttttggagggccatatgaaaaaaaatatttgaaatattgcaGAAAGCAATTTTGGTTCAGATGGAGGAGGGATAAATTTGCATGCTGAATGACCATGCAACTTTCATGATAGTATTTTGTCCTTGACTTTACAGCTTATTAACTGAACAAAGATGGGGGCCCTTAATAGTTCTAAAAACAGGGAATATGCATTGCATGTCAGCATAAATTGCAGTATCCTGAGCactaaaattatattgtttacGGTTGAGCATGTTTTTCTACACTACAAGCcataatatattgtatttaaGGATGTGATCCCAGGCGCTTCCTGTGTTCTACATGTTCTAAGTATACCAGTATCAAACATCtgcataaatatataaaacgaTAGGTCAGTTTCTCCTAAACATTCTTCAGGTTTTATAATCATTGTAGTGTTTACTTTATCTGTTGTAAGGTGTGTGTTTATTCAGAGAAAAATGAGACGTTGTGTATATTAATAAAGCAGCCATTTCTTTGAGTGAACCACCCATACAGGAAAACACACTGAGCCAAGTGCATTGTAAGAGGCATGTGATGAGCAGAAATTGAATTACAAGTGTAGTCACTTGTGTTTATGCCTTTGACAAAAGCTTGTTTCACATTCCTGGTTTCCTTTgtaagttaagaaaaaaaaaggaaatgtttgATTAAGAACATTGAAGTGTGTTAAACATTGAAGTTGCGTTGTTACagctgttttgtatttttttttaaagaatttataagCTTGTGGAATAAGAGCAAGCACTTGTATCACTGATtctaaaatatttcaagaaatttATCATACtgacattttaaagaaataaatgataccattttcatatttcttagccaggattttgatctaaaatgaatcattcagtgcagatttatttttaaatgggaCACCCTCTTACGATTGGCTACAGATAGGAAGATCTATAGTTTTAATTAGTTCACTCTGTGTTACCTCATCATCTTGCAAATCCAATATTAATGAGCAACATGAAAAAAAGGAGATGACTCAAGGAGGGAATATTCCATGTTGAGGCTGTCAGGTAAATAAAACACAGAGTTGAGGGCAATCTTCTGCCACTGATCTCTGTTTATCTGTAGATATAAGCATCTGATGGAGGGTTGTCAGTTTGATTGTGAATTCTGTCTCTATCAAATATTGGGTTAGTTCAACTCTGGCCAGCTAAATATGATTGATTTTTAGGCATTGTCTCGGTCTGGTCTGTCATTACAAAGAGTCAACACATCCATGTGTGCTTGTCAAAGTGTATAATTTCTACATGTATGCAAATATTTCTTGATACTGTATGCTTTTATTAGCTTCATAATATGTTGACATAGTGAGAGGGGGCTGAATGGGTGCTCTATAGATCAGGTTTTTGTTAGTTTTATCCAAAGGACATGCATATTAATGGTGCATATGCAGTTCATGCATGCTGTGACCCAAAAGTCATTCCAACGCTTATCAagaacattttttcatttaaatttcaaaagatACTATCCTGAAGCCTTTAAGTCAGAACATGACATATTTGATTGCAGCATGCTGATAGAGGATCAGGAAAGTGTACAATGTAGGACTgtcaatacatatacatttatatacttaACCGTACAATATTGGAAATCTGTACAGTgcatttgaatatgtacattaaCTTTGTAGAATACTAAGGCAGTACTAAAACTAGAATACattcaaaagtttattttttattggttTGATAAGAActgtaaacaatttaaagatgagtgtttttttctgaaagaagtattgattttaaaattggaaATGTATATGATAGTTATATGGGATTTTTTAGTTATTAAACTTTGATATACCAGCAATATCTATGAATCTGTCATTTAATGTTAGTACATTGTACTTGTATACAGATATTCACAAGTGAAGAgcagtgaaatatttttaagatcCTCTATTTGATTTTGTTACCAGCTCTCTCTCTATATGAATGGTTTCTTGTTTGATACAGTGCTGGATCTGATCTACTGGCGGGATGTGAAGAAGACGGGAGTGGTCTTTGGCTCCATGTTGTTTGTCCTTCTGTCACTTTCCTGTTTCTCTGTCCTGAGCGTGCTGGCCTATCTCTCCCTGGCTGTCCTAACTGTCACCCTCAGCTTCAGGATCTACAAGAATGTCCTGCAGGCTGTACAGAAGTCCGGAGAGGGCCACCCATTCAAGTAAGTGGGCCACCCCTCCCATTCAAGTGGACCTAGTTATGAGAGTGATAGAGAGGGTCGCTAAGATCTAGAGCAGTTTTAAATATCTTGTTTAGCTGTTTGGCCTTGGAAAAGGAACATTAGGAAACATGATAGTGTTGTTATTTTTAGTCTACTGAAATATTTCGGTCAACGAACTGCAAAGAAAAAAGCTTATTtctgcaataggttttgttgttGGCCAGAATGAAGTTATACCGCTAATATTAGAAATCATACTGACTTATGAAATATATTGatctattttttatatcttttaaaagccTTGTTTAACAGTTGGTGAAAAGAAACTTCTGAATCTACATgtgtaaacttttaattttaaaaaagaacaatgaTATGTTTGTACACATTACACATGCTGCAAAGATATGATCTAACAGTTTACAGAGGTATtcattttattgaaacaatCAAGATTCTCCTTTGTAATTCATAAACTTTTCTGACTTTGGTACAGTAAATGATGAACAAAGAATCCTGATTCTTGGGTTTGGTTAATGCTAGGGTAATTTATGTCTTTTCTATTTTAGACACTTCCTGGAAATGAACATTGACTTACCAGAAGACAAAGCCCGAGATGCTGTTGTTGATATTCTGAAGCACCTTAACTGCACCTTCCGGGAGCTTAGGCGCCTGTTTTTGGTGGAGGATTTAGTAGACTCTATCAAGGTAACAAACTTACAagaatataattgtttttaatgaataatgaGCTTGATGGTCGGTGCATGCAAGGCTGCTTTTATAACCACATCATTGTGCTATTCATTATGTCCCTTGAAATTTTACAGTTTGGACTTCTTCTGTGGGTGTTGACCTATGTTGGATCCTGGTTCAATGGCATGACTTTAATCATCTTGGGTAGGTAAACCATAATCTGGGGGCAAGAAATTGTCTAAAAAATTAAGGACAGTTGAGGAAATttgacatgtatatataactttaTTTCATAAGTTTAAAACTATGTCTTTATTTTACCGTTTTTTCATTTCAGCTGTAGTTGCTATCTTCACTTTGCCCAAAGTGTATGAAACATACAAGGTAAATATactaaaaaagtaaaaatacaaattatcataatgacTGATTACACATAGGCTTTTTAACCTAAAGTATAAATTTTGCAAACTTCATTTGGTGATAGCTTCTGGACAggatattgaatttagtattGTTCAAAtgggcagagagagagagagagagagagaataataaGAGAAGATTGCATTATACAATCCATATATATGAACACTATGATAACACTTCTCTATagttatacccccgcaaacgaagtttaggggggtatattggtttcaccctgtccgtctgtccgtctgtctgtccgtccgtctgtccgtctgtctgtagacgcaactttgtcccccctatagaattttttattactgcatggaacagtttgaaaatttgtacatatgttgaacaccatctgaagatgtgcacctggaattttttttaagatcagacaagatttaatgattttatgacagttttcattttccttattctatatatatattgtacactaatgttgaaaagtaagggaggtaatccttacagattttattaattaattaatagaaaacactctaaaatatatttatataaatacatccagatggagttttttgtctttatgtcttaattaataaaaaagaaattattttttataagtgttctatcaactgacaatgcaaagtttttgtttgtcaatgataaattcttaggagctaataagaacatcaaagacaagtgtggctgaattcatttgtcccaagggagccattatctgagccatggttcagatggagcatgtgtttaggggaaattgataatctgtaaagtgggtgatggttttggggctattttaaaactgtttcatgtaaaccaaaaggtctatcattataaggaaataaataatataattattaataaagaagttaaactatttttagaggttgtttaaatttatttgtcaagtaaattgatgaagtgaccctattgggcattaattttaatgaaattcaaaattactgatatgattgtagtgttttggcaattttaaaattgtttgtaatattaaattttctttttttacatatttttacatagtatggtaattatggtaatgtttgggagtttattaaatttaacaagttcatcaaagaaaatcatagtcctatgggatcaattttctgatatggagttccattgtgccataggagaaa is part of the Crassostrea angulata isolate pt1a10 chromosome 3, ASM2561291v2, whole genome shotgun sequence genome and encodes:
- the LOC128178526 gene encoding reticulon-1-A-like isoform X7, with product MDTENDFMNRDTGAEAFEKVDKIPEQDEEVSTTSFSDAWLKNVDPRVGQKSKIEKKDEAKVENESSAGVYTLLDLIYWRDVKKTGVVFGSMLFVLLSLSCFSVLSVLAYLSLAVLTVTLSFRIYKNVLQAVQKSGEGHPFKHFLEMNIDLPEDKARDAVVDILKHLNCTFRELRRLFLVEDLVDSIKFGLLLWVLTYVGSWFNGMTLIILAVVAIFTLPKVYETYKVQIDNYVDLARTQKDNVWKQVQEKVPFLKKKEKKQ
- the LOC128178526 gene encoding reticulon-4-like isoform X2; protein product: MDTENDFMNRDTGAEAFEKVDKIPEQDEEVSTTSFSGETVEADRYEPDYTSQAKTSGSVNTENLLDLDYGEQYGQNAPSNFDQFSSSNTDTEPLKPSAPPASGFDLLGETEPDTYENSPITSSSEKETPVKLPERKDAVAAPAAERTKPLEIDAWLKNVDPRGQKSKIEKKDEAKVENESSAGVYTLLDLIYWRDVKKTGVVFGSMLFVLLSLSCFSVLSVLAYLSLAVLTVTLSFRIYKNVLQAVQKSGEGHPFKHFLEMNIDLPEDKARDAVVDILKHLNCTFRELRRLFLVEDLVDSIKFGLLLWVLTYVGSWFNGMTLIILAVVAIFTLPKVYETYKVQIDNYVDLARTQKDNVWKQVQEKVPFLKKKEKKQ
- the LOC128178526 gene encoding reticulon-3-like isoform X1, which codes for MDTENDFMNRDTGAEAFEKVDKIPEQDEEVSTTSFSGETVEADRYEPDYTSQAKTSGSVNTENLLDLDYGEQYGQNAPSNFDQFSSSNTDTEPLKPSAPPASGFDLLGETEPDTYENSPITSSSEKETPVKLPERKDAVAAPAAERTKPLEIDAWLKNVDPRVGQKSKIEKKDEAKVENESSAGVYTLLDLIYWRDVKKTGVVFGSMLFVLLSLSCFSVLSVLAYLSLAVLTVTLSFRIYKNVLQAVQKSGEGHPFKHFLEMNIDLPEDKARDAVVDILKHLNCTFRELRRLFLVEDLVDSIKFGLLLWVLTYVGSWFNGMTLIILAVVAIFTLPKVYETYKVQIDNYVDLARTQKDNVWKQVQEKVPFLKKKEKKQ
- the LOC128178526 gene encoding reticulon-1-A-like isoform X3, whose translation is MDTENDFMNRDTGAEAFEKVDKIPEQDEEVSTTSFSGETVEADRYEPDYTSQAKTSGSVNTENLLDLDYGEQYGQNAPSNFDQFSSSNTDTEPLKPSAPPASGFDLLGETEPDTYENSPITSSSEKETPVKLPERKDAVAAPADAWLKNVDPRVGQKSKIEKKDEAKVENESSAGVYTLLDLIYWRDVKKTGVVFGSMLFVLLSLSCFSVLSVLAYLSLAVLTVTLSFRIYKNVLQAVQKSGEGHPFKHFLEMNIDLPEDKARDAVVDILKHLNCTFRELRRLFLVEDLVDSIKFGLLLWVLTYVGSWFNGMTLIILAVVAIFTLPKVYETYKVQIDNYVDLARTQKDNVWKQVQEKVPFLKKKEKKQ
- the LOC128178526 gene encoding reticulon-1-A-like isoform X4, with amino-acid sequence MDTENDFMNRDTGAEAFEKVDKIPEQDEEVSTTSFSGETVEADRYEPDYTSQAKTSGSVNTENLLDLDYGEQYGQNAPSNFDQFSSSNTDTEPLKPSAPPASGFDLLGETEPDTYENSPITSSSEKETPVKLPERKDAVAAPADAWLKNVDPRGQKSKIEKKDEAKVENESSAGVYTLLDLIYWRDVKKTGVVFGSMLFVLLSLSCFSVLSVLAYLSLAVLTVTLSFRIYKNVLQAVQKSGEGHPFKHFLEMNIDLPEDKARDAVVDILKHLNCTFRELRRLFLVEDLVDSIKFGLLLWVLTYVGSWFNGMTLIILAVVAIFTLPKVYETYKVQIDNYVDLARTQKDNVWKQVQEKVPFLKKKEKKQ
- the LOC128178526 gene encoding reticulon-1-A-like isoform X5, giving the protein MDTENDFMNRDTGAEAFEKVDKIPEQDEEVSTTSFSGETVEADRYEPDYTSQAKTSGSVNTENLLDLDYGEQYGQNAPSNFDQFSSSNTDTEPLKPSAPPASGFDLLGETEPDTYENSPITSSSEKETPVKLPERKDAVAAPAAERTKPLEIDAWLKNVDPRVLDLIYWRDVKKTGVVFGSMLFVLLSLSCFSVLSVLAYLSLAVLTVTLSFRIYKNVLQAVQKSGEGHPFKHFLEMNIDLPEDKARDAVVDILKHLNCTFRELRRLFLVEDLVDSIKFGLLLWVLTYVGSWFNGMTLIILAVVAIFTLPKVYETYKVQIDNYVDLARTQKDNVWKQVQEKVPFLKKKEKKQ
- the LOC128178526 gene encoding reticulon-1-A-like isoform X6; the protein is MDTENDFMNRDTGAEAFEKVDKIPEQDEEVSTTSFSGETVEADRYEPDYTSQAKTSGSVNTENLLDLDYGEQYGQNAPSNFDQFSSSNTDTEPLKPSAPPASGFDLLGETEPDTYENSPITSSSEKETPVKLPERKDAVAAPADAWLKNVDPRVLDLIYWRDVKKTGVVFGSMLFVLLSLSCFSVLSVLAYLSLAVLTVTLSFRIYKNVLQAVQKSGEGHPFKHFLEMNIDLPEDKARDAVVDILKHLNCTFRELRRLFLVEDLVDSIKFGLLLWVLTYVGSWFNGMTLIILAVVAIFTLPKVYETYKVQIDNYVDLARTQKDNVWKQVQEKVPFLKKKEKKQ
- the LOC128178526 gene encoding reticulon-1-A-like isoform X8, with protein sequence MDTENDFMNRDTGAEAFEKVDKIPEQDEEVSTTSFSDAWLKNVDPRGQKSKIEKKDEAKVENESSAGVYTLLDLIYWRDVKKTGVVFGSMLFVLLSLSCFSVLSVLAYLSLAVLTVTLSFRIYKNVLQAVQKSGEGHPFKHFLEMNIDLPEDKARDAVVDILKHLNCTFRELRRLFLVEDLVDSIKFGLLLWVLTYVGSWFNGMTLIILAVVAIFTLPKVYETYKVQIDNYVDLARTQKDNVWKQVQEKVPFLKKKEKKQ
- the LOC128178526 gene encoding reticulon-1-A-like isoform X9, with protein sequence MDTENDFMNRDTGAEAFEKVDKIPEQDEEVSTTSFSDAWLKNVDPRVLDLIYWRDVKKTGVVFGSMLFVLLSLSCFSVLSVLAYLSLAVLTVTLSFRIYKNVLQAVQKSGEGHPFKHFLEMNIDLPEDKARDAVVDILKHLNCTFRELRRLFLVEDLVDSIKFGLLLWVLTYVGSWFNGMTLIILAVVAIFTLPKVYETYKVQIDNYVDLARTQKDNVWKQVQEKVPFLKKKEKKQ